From Amyelois transitella isolate CPQ chromosome 4, ilAmyTran1.1, whole genome shotgun sequence, one genomic window encodes:
- the LOC106140302 gene encoding proteasome subunit beta type-6, which produces MAPTLTEPCVSEWMSAPHSTGTSIMACEFDGGVVIGADSRTTTGAYIANRVTDKLTKITDHIYCCRSGSAADTQAIADIVTYHLNFHQMELGERPLVQTAASIFRELCYNYRDSLVAGILVAGWDKKNGGQIYSVPIGGMVQRQAVSIGGSGSTYVYGYVDANFKPNMSKEEAIKFVTNTLTLAILRDGSSGGVVRLGVITEAGVERSVILGDQLPKFYEG; this is translated from the exons ATGGCACCTACTTTGACTGAACCGTGCGTTTCGGAGTGGATGAGCGCTCCCCACAGCACCGGTACATCTATTATGGCGTGCGAATTCGATGGCGGAGTGGTAATTGGAGCAGACTCCCGCACCACAACTGGGGCTTACATTGCGAATAGAGTGACAGACAAGCTGACGAAGATCACGGACCATATTTACTGCTGTCGATCTGGATCTGCTGCTGATACACAAGCTATCGCAGATATTGTGACTTATCATTTGA ATTTCCACCAGATGGAATTAGGTGAACGCCCACTAGTGCAGACCGCAGCATCAATCTTCCGTGAACTGTGTTACAACTACCGTGACTCACTTGTTGCTGGTATCCTGGTAGCAGGATGGGATAAGAAGAATGGAG GACAAATATACTCGGTCCCAATTGGTGGTATGGTCCAACGCCAAGCTGTCTCTATCGGGGGCTCCGGGTCCACCTACGTATACGGCTACGTCGACGCCAACTTCAAGCCTAACATGAGCAAAGAGGAAGCTATCAAGTTTGTCACGAACACCCTTACATTGGCCATTCTAAGGGACGGCTCTTCTGGAGGTGTGGTCCGTTTGGGAGTCATCACGGAGGCAGGAGTTGAAAGATCAGTAATCCTTGGTGATCAACTCCCCAAATTCTATGAGGGTTAA